The genomic region ACCGGAAATTCAGGTACTGGACAATCAAAAGCATCCTGATGCTAAAAATGGTCCAAACCGAACTGCAGGAGCTCTTTACGATATGGTTCCTCCAAGTGAAGATGCAACCAAACCTACAGGAGAATGGAACAAAGAGACAATTTATATCAACCACGAAGAGAATAAAGGATGGGTAGAATTAAATGGAACTCGCGTTACTGAATTTCCTGTACATGGAGAAAAATGGGAAGAAATGGTGAAAAACTCAAAGTTTAGTGAATGGGAAGGTTTTGGCACTAATCGTAGCGGCCATATTGCCTTACAGGATCATGATGACAAGGTTTGGTATCGTAACATAAAGATTAAGGAATTATAAAATTCTGCTAAATAATAATTAAAGCTGCGTGATGCAGCTTTTTTTATACCCCATACTCTACAAAATAAAGTATCTTAAAAAATAAATTTGATACATGAACAAGAAGGATATAAGCTTTAAAAATGCAGATGGAAAAGAACTGAAGGGAGTTCTGGAATTACCACTTAATGAAACCCCTACAAACTTCGCGATCTTTGCCCACTGTTTTACCTGTAACAAAAATTTTCACGCTCCTACGAATATTAGCCGAACGCTGGCATCGCATGGCTACGGAGTTCTTAGATTCGATTTTACGGGCCTGGGAGATAGTGAAGGAGACTTTGAAGACACCAACTTTTCAGGAAATGTAGAAGATCTAATTTCAGCAGCGAAGTACCTGGAAGAAAATTACCATGCTCCCAGTATTATGATTGGACATTCACTGGGAGGAGCTGCAGCCTTATTTGCCTCAAAACAGCTCGAAAGTATTCGCTGCATGGTCACTATAAATGCACCTTCCAATCTTACCCACGTAAAATCCCATTTCAAATCCAATATGAAGGAAATTGAAGAACAGGGTTATGCCGAAGTGAATATTGGCGGTAGAGAATTCAGGATCAAACAACAATTTGTGAAAGACCTGGATGATAATGAGGATGCAACAGCGCTTCAAGAAATTAGAAAAGCTTTGCTAATATTACATTCTCCACAAGATAACATTGTGTCCATAGATCATGCTGAAGATTTGTATAGATCTGCATGGCATCCAAAAAGCTTCGTTAGCCTGGACGGAGCAGACCATATGCTGAGCGATAAAAGTGACTCATTATATACAGGAAACCTGATTGCTACCTGGGCTGCACGTTATATAGATTCCGAAGAAAAGGAAGAATTAAGTACAGATCATGAGGTAGTCGCTAACCTTGGTGAACATGGCTATACTACCCAGATTAGAACAGGGAATCATAGTTTTATTGCAGATGAACCTGCTAAAGTTGGTGGCGCAGATCTTGGTCCTACTCCTTACGAGTTGGTTTCGGCGGGACTTGCCGCCTGTACCTCCATGACCATTCAAATGTATGCCCGCCGCAAGAACTGGAGTATACAGAATGTAGAAACGCATGTAAGTTATTCGAAAAAACATGCTGATGACTGCGAAAATTGCGAAGATGCCGGTGCTAAAATTGATACTTTCGAAAGAGAGATCTCGATCAAAGGTGATCTTGATGAAAAGCAACTGGAACGTGTGCTGCAGATCGCAGATAAATGCCCGGTCCATAAAACCTTATCCTCTACAGGGAAAATAAATTCAAAATTGCGTGATTAAGCGGATATGGTTCTATTGTTAAGCTCTCCTTAAACTTTTGGCTGCACATGACAATAGGACTAATTTAGACCTGTAAACCGAATTTTAACCAATCGATACAGTATGAAACGTATTAGTTTATCTCTAGTTCTTTGCGCCGGATTAGTTTTCACAGGATGTAAGAACGACAAGAAAGAAAAAGAAATGGATGACCAGAACGAGACAGAAATGTCTTCAGAAATGGACAGCCAGAAAAATGAAGAAAAAAAGAAAGCAAAAGTTACTTTGCAATCTGTTAGCAACTCAGCCCTTAGTGGTAATGTAGTATTTACGCAAGAAGATGGTGAGGTTTCCATGACTGCAATTATCAGTGGTCTTGCTGAAGGAACTCACGCTATTCATATTCACGAAAAAGGAGACTGTTCAGCAGCAGATGGTAAATCTGCCGGTGGACACTGGAACCCAACTGGTGAAGACCATGGAAAATGGGGTGATCCAGAAGGTTTCCATAAAGGAGATATAGGAAATTTCGAAGTTGATGAGAATGGAAATGGAACCGTTAATCTTACTACCGATGAGTGGTGTCTTGATTGTGGTGACAAGAATAAAGATCTTGCAGGAAAAGCAGTGATCGTTCATGACGGTGTAGATGATTATACATCTCAACCTTCAGGAGCAGCCGGAACCAGAGTTGGTTGTGGAGTTATTGAAATGTAATAAGCATCCAATATTATTTGAAAGCGGCTATTTAGCCGCTTTTTTTATACCATATTATGAAGTATATTTATTTTTTCTAAACATTATTTATGCAGCAGGACGGTTTAATCCTTGAACTTCAGAATGGTAATCAAAGAGCTTTCGAAAGAATCTATGAGCTTTATTCTGAAAGTGTTTACGGTATTATATTCAGTATAGTGAACGATCAGGATATTGCAGAGGAAATACTACAGGATGTCTTTTTAAAGATCTGGAATAACGCTTCATCATACAATTCAAGCAAAGGCCGGTTTTTCACCTGGATCTTAAATATCGCCCGGAACGCTTCTATAGATCAGCTTCGCTCCAAGAGACACAAGAACAGCCAGAAAAACCTGACAGCAGATAATTTCGTAGATATTCTGGAAAGTAAGTCTAACTTCTCTGCTCAGGCAGATGCTATTGGAATTCAGAAATATATTGATGTTCTAAAGCCTGTTTGTAAGAAATTGATAGACTTGCTCTTCTTTAAAGGATTTACACAGAAGGAAACAGCGGAAGAGCTGGATATGCCACTGGGCACGGTTAAAACCAGAAACAGAGCGTGTATTAATTCACTTCGGAATATGTTAGCTGAATAAGAATGAATATCAAAGAATACATAGAATCAGGGATTTTAGAGCTTTATGTTTATGGAGCTTTAACCGAAACTGAAAGCAGGGAAGTATCTGCAATACTTAAGGAGCATCCCGAGGTTGAAAAGGAAGTGGAAGAGATCGAAGCTGCATTACTCAAACTCTCGGCAGCAACCGCTCCTTACAATCCAGAAGCCTTACTAGCCAGCATAAGAACCAAGCTAGCTGGAAAAGGTAATCGTAAAGTGGTAACCATGGAAACTGAAAGTAGAACACCGTGGGTATCTTATATTGGCTGGGCAGCCAGTATCTTGCTATTAGTTGGTTTATTCTTCCTTTTCGAAGATAACAACGATCTAAGAGAGCAACTAAATTCTGAAAAAGTACGCAGCGCGAGAATGGAACAGCAAATTGTTGATATTCGTGAAAACGCAGAAAAAAGCGAAGATCTCCTTGCCATTCTTAGAAGTAAGAACGTTTCAAGGGTAAGTCTGCTAGGTCAGAACGTAGCTCCTGAAGCATATGCAGCGGTTTACTGGAACAAGGAAGATAACAAGGCGTACATTGATGCTAAGGAATTACCTGAGCCTCCAAGAGGTAAAGTGTACCAGGTCTGGTCACTAAAACTGGATCCTTTAACACCAACGAGTATAGGCCTTCTGGATACTTACGCAGTGGACGATAACA from Christiangramia sp. OXR-203 harbors:
- a CDS encoding anti-sigma factor, translating into MNIKEYIESGILELYVYGALTETESREVSAILKEHPEVEKEVEEIEAALLKLSAATAPYNPEALLASIRTKLAGKGNRKVVTMETESRTPWVSYIGWAASILLLVGLFFLFEDNNDLREQLNSEKVRSARMEQQIVDIRENAEKSEDLLAILRSKNVSRVSLLGQNVAPEAYAAVYWNKEDNKAYIDAKELPEPPRGKVYQVWSLKLDPLTPTSIGLLDTYAVDDNKIFELDNANQSEAFGITLEPEGGSESPTMEQLYVLGAVSAP
- a CDS encoding superoxide dismutase family protein yields the protein MKRISLSLVLCAGLVFTGCKNDKKEKEMDDQNETEMSSEMDSQKNEEKKKAKVTLQSVSNSALSGNVVFTQEDGEVSMTAIISGLAEGTHAIHIHEKGDCSAADGKSAGGHWNPTGEDHGKWGDPEGFHKGDIGNFEVDENGNGTVNLTTDEWCLDCGDKNKDLAGKAVIVHDGVDDYTSQPSGAAGTRVGCGVIEM
- a CDS encoding RNA polymerase sigma factor, whose protein sequence is MQQDGLILELQNGNQRAFERIYELYSESVYGIIFSIVNDQDIAEEILQDVFLKIWNNASSYNSSKGRFFTWILNIARNASIDQLRSKRHKNSQKNLTADNFVDILESKSNFSAQADAIGIQKYIDVLKPVCKKLIDLLFFKGFTQKETAEELDMPLGTVKTRNRACINSLRNMLAE
- a CDS encoding alpha/beta fold hydrolase — its product is MNKKDISFKNADGKELKGVLELPLNETPTNFAIFAHCFTCNKNFHAPTNISRTLASHGYGVLRFDFTGLGDSEGDFEDTNFSGNVEDLISAAKYLEENYHAPSIMIGHSLGGAAALFASKQLESIRCMVTINAPSNLTHVKSHFKSNMKEIEEQGYAEVNIGGREFRIKQQFVKDLDDNEDATALQEIRKALLILHSPQDNIVSIDHAEDLYRSAWHPKSFVSLDGADHMLSDKSDSLYTGNLIATWAARYIDSEEKEELSTDHEVVANLGEHGYTTQIRTGNHSFIADEPAKVGGADLGPTPYELVSAGLAACTSMTIQMYARRKNWSIQNVETHVSYSKKHADDCENCEDAGAKIDTFEREISIKGDLDEKQLERVLQIADKCPVHKTLSSTGKINSKLRD